A portion of the Chryseobacterium tructae genome contains these proteins:
- a CDS encoding DUF2867 domain-containing protein, with amino-acid sequence MKIKRIEFPARSILSQGKEKFDYVDSFEGGLVGNGQNFDITQIGKAFFTSSPKWGKKMFAFRNKVVRLFGLKTGEKVDPVTESDSFTCEVGERIGLFKVFNKTNNEIILGEDDKHLDFRISLLFDKNQGGQDENALTISTTVKFHNWLGVLYFLPVRPFHQLIVPAMLKNIIVQLESTPS; translated from the coding sequence ATGAAAATTAAGAGGATAGAGTTTCCGGCAAGATCCATTTTGTCTCAAGGAAAAGAAAAGTTTGATTATGTAGATAGTTTTGAGGGTGGTCTGGTAGGTAACGGGCAGAATTTCGATATTACACAAATCGGAAAAGCTTTTTTTACAAGCAGCCCAAAATGGGGGAAGAAAATGTTTGCTTTCAGAAATAAAGTGGTAAGGTTATTCGGGTTAAAAACTGGTGAAAAGGTTGATCCTGTTACAGAATCCGACAGTTTTACCTGTGAAGTGGGAGAGCGAATAGGGCTTTTTAAAGTTTTTAATAAAACCAATAATGAAATTATTCTTGGGGAAGATGATAAGCATCTGGACTTCAGAATTTCTCTTTTATTTGATAAAAACCAAGGTGGGCAGGATGAAAATGCTTTAACAATTTCCACTACTGTGAAATTCCATAATTGGCTGGGAGTCCTATACTTTTTGCCTGTGCGTCCTTTTCATCAGCTCATTGTTCCTGCTATGCTTAAAAATATCATAGTCCAACTGGAAAGTACTCCATCATAA
- a CDS encoding DNA topoisomerase IV subunit B, translated as MSQEINPTYSEDNIRTLDWQEHIRLRPGMYIGKLGDGSSADDGIYILLKEILDNSIDEFRMRSGKRIEIKLDDGKVTIRDFGRGIPLGKVVDAVSKMNTGGKYDSKAFKKSVGLNGVGTKAVNALSEYFRVRSFRDGKMKVAEFSRGMIKENFDEKETSDRNGTEISFIPDGEIFLHFKYRKEYIERMLRNYAYLNPGLKILFNGETYFSENGLKDLLEEELESDILYPIVHLKDEDIEVAITHSDKSQTETYFSFVNGQNTTQGGTHLNAFREAYVKTIREFFNKNFDASDIRKSIIAAISINVEEPVFESQTKTKLGSNDMGPNGPTVRTFIIDFLKSKLDNFLHKNPEIAEAIQRKILISERERKELSGIQKLARERAKKVSLHNKKLRDCRQHYNDQKAERKGDTQIFITEGDSASGSITKSRDVETQAVFSLKGKPLNCYGLTKKVVYENEEFNLLQAALNIEESLEDLRYNQVIIATDADVDGMHIRLLMITFFLQFFPDLIKNNHLYILQTPLFRVRNKKETRYCYSEAERVKALNDLGKNPEITRFKGLGEISPDEFKHFIGKDIRLEPVVIGKDQTIDQLLEFYMGKNTPDRQTFILENLVVEDDSDIDKKHILDEVSS; from the coding sequence ATGTCACAAGAAATAAATCCAACCTACTCCGAAGATAATATCAGAACCCTCGATTGGCAGGAACATATCCGTTTGCGCCCCGGCATGTACATCGGGAAGCTCGGTGACGGTTCTTCTGCCGATGATGGTATTTACATTTTACTTAAAGAAATCCTGGACAACTCTATTGATGAGTTTAGGATGAGATCCGGTAAAAGAATTGAAATAAAGCTGGATGACGGCAAGGTTACGATCCGTGACTTTGGTCGTGGAATTCCGCTGGGGAAAGTCGTAGATGCCGTTTCCAAAATGAATACCGGAGGTAAATACGATAGTAAGGCGTTCAAGAAATCTGTCGGACTGAATGGGGTGGGTACCAAAGCTGTAAATGCCCTTTCAGAGTATTTCAGAGTACGTTCTTTCCGTGATGGAAAAATGAAGGTAGCGGAGTTTTCCCGCGGTATGATCAAAGAAAACTTTGATGAAAAAGAGACCTCAGACAGAAACGGAACTGAAATTTCATTTATTCCCGATGGAGAAATCTTCCTGCACTTCAAATACAGAAAAGAGTATATCGAAAGAATGCTCCGAAACTATGCGTATCTGAATCCGGGACTGAAAATATTATTCAATGGGGAAACCTATTTTTCTGAAAATGGGTTGAAAGACCTTTTGGAAGAAGAGCTGGAAAGTGATATTCTTTATCCGATCGTTCACTTAAAAGATGAGGATATTGAAGTGGCCATTACCCATTCTGATAAATCACAGACAGAAACTTATTTTTCATTTGTTAACGGACAGAATACAACACAAGGTGGTACTCACCTTAATGCTTTCCGTGAGGCATATGTGAAAACAATTCGTGAGTTTTTTAATAAGAATTTTGACGCTTCTGATATCAGAAAATCAATTATTGCAGCAATTTCCATCAATGTGGAAGAGCCGGTTTTTGAATCTCAGACTAAAACTAAACTAGGTTCCAATGATATGGGGCCAAACGGTCCTACCGTAAGAACTTTCATTATTGATTTTCTGAAAAGCAAATTAGATAATTTCTTACACAAGAACCCTGAAATAGCAGAAGCAATCCAGCGAAAGATTCTGATCTCTGAGAGAGAGAGAAAAGAACTTTCCGGAATCCAGAAACTGGCAAGAGAAAGAGCTAAAAAAGTATCTCTTCATAATAAAAAACTGCGTGACTGCAGACAACATTATAACGATCAGAAAGCTGAAAGAAAAGGAGATACACAGATCTTTATTACCGAGGGAGATTCCGCATCAGGATCCATCACCAAATCAAGAGATGTAGAAACCCAGGCGGTATTCTCATTAAAAGGAAAACCTTTGAATTGCTATGGTCTTACGAAAAAAGTGGTGTATGAGAATGAGGAGTTCAACCTTCTTCAGGCAGCTTTAAATATTGAAGAAAGTTTAGAAGACCTAAGATATAACCAGGTTATCATTGCAACCGATGCCGATGTCGATGGAATGCACATCCGCTTGTTGATGATCACATTCTTCCTGCAATTCTTCCCGGATCTGATTAAAAATAATCACCTTTATATCCTTCAGACCCCATTATTTAGGGTTAGAAATAAAAAAGAAACCAGATATTGTTATTCAGAAGCGGAAAGAGTAAAAGCATTAAATGACCTTGGAAAGAATCCTGAAATTACCCGATTCAAAGGATTGGGAGAGATCTCTCCGGATGAATTTAAGCATTTCATTGGTAAAGACATCCGTTTAGAACCCGTGGTAATAGGGAAAGATCAAACTATAGATCAGTTATTGGAATTTTATATGGGTAAAAATACACCAGATAGACAAACTTTCATTCTTGAGAACTTGGTAGTGGAAGATGACTCTGATATTGATAAGAAACACATTCTTGATGAAGTAAGCAGCTAA
- a CDS encoding rhomboid family intramembrane serine protease yields the protein MDILVLIIIAVTCVFSYMGFNNPGLFEKYKFNVGAIANRKEYIRLISSAFLHADFMHLFFNMLSLYFFQGVVVQMFGEIGFLIIYFGSMILGNLFSLQIYQKQPWYSAIGASGAVSGIIFASIAMAPNEISVNFLPGWLFGTLYFGYSVYMMLNPKQWDNLGHAAHLGGAFFGLIYSILLHPQQAMSNILYLGVMSLPLIYLGYQIFIKKRIN from the coding sequence ATGGATATATTGGTTTTAATTATTATTGCAGTCACTTGTGTATTCAGTTACATGGGATTCAACAATCCGGGTTTATTTGAAAAATATAAATTCAATGTTGGAGCGATTGCAAACCGTAAAGAATATATAAGGCTCATCAGTTCTGCATTTTTACATGCAGACTTTATGCACCTGTTTTTTAATATGCTTTCCTTGTACTTCTTTCAGGGGGTAGTGGTTCAAATGTTTGGAGAAATAGGGTTTTTGATTATCTATTTTGGATCGATGATCCTTGGAAACCTATTCAGCTTACAGATATATCAGAAACAACCATGGTATTCGGCTATCGGAGCATCCGGAGCTGTTTCGGGAATTATTTTTGCATCCATAGCCATGGCTCCCAATGAGATCAGTGTCAACTTCTTGCCGGGATGGCTGTTTGGAACATTGTATTTCGGATATTCCGTATATATGATGCTAAATCCAAAGCAATGGGATAATCTGGGACATGCTGCTCACCTTGGAGGAGCATTTTTCGGGCTTATTTACTCAATTCTTCTGCATCCGCAACAAGCAATGAGTAATATTCTCTATCTTGGAGTAATGTCATTACCATTGATTTATCTGGGATATCAGATTTTTATAAAGAAAAGGATCAATTAA
- a CDS encoding YCF48-related protein produces the protein MKKTINLLLVLVSNYFLAQNDFTLITPKPSDSKANKIVFSNNSLGYIINSNKELLSTNNKGVTWNVKQKLNFFPRDIKFRNNIGFIVGDNTVLRSDDYGVTWNPVNTYGFLLNSINFINDDVVYISGQTQTLKSSDKGLTFPVNTTMYNMSAAITVFTDANTANVATYDGRLLRTVDGGNSWVTVYSDSSSNNGFYSVVFPSQNVGYANKGFGNMLKTTDGGQTWTTLSESIYYREAYGMQFFDENNGFTVGDGGAIYKTTNGGTSWQWISSSPTFVYGDDYDLNGLYFFDTQNAICVGNNGRIIKTQNGGTTWSNYSPTYDIINELHFTDANNAYMKTDRGGFFKTSNAGDSWEKVQYPPHQSYSHKFSFLNENVGYSIGANQGVVYKTTNGAQSWVASPVIQYEPLYAVSFLNENVGYVSGGYDTSNKGIYKTVDGASTWQKISNMRFSSFKFFNNNVGFGVVSGSLGKLYKTLDGGITWNICLNEGTSSIYYDILNENQIFLQGDNGNFFKSNDGGNTWMKLQTPSYGFDKIKFVNQNTGYVANKEMVYKTEDGGTTWNMILNNNYDFDIITLEVGGDYLYLSGNGGRVYKYSLGFLSASEVGVNSNNIKIYPNPATDYVTVSSKKKIKEIKLIDISGKTLKTVINTPQINVSEYHPGMYFMEIIFGDNTKQVTKIIKK, from the coding sequence ATGAAAAAAACTATAAACCTACTTTTAGTGCTTGTAAGTAATTATTTTTTAGCACAAAATGATTTTACACTAATCACTCCTAAACCTTCAGATTCTAAAGCCAATAAAATTGTTTTTTCCAACAATAGCTTAGGGTATATTATCAATAGTAATAAAGAATTGTTATCTACTAATAATAAAGGAGTTACCTGGAATGTTAAACAGAAATTGAATTTTTTCCCACGCGATATAAAATTCAGAAATAATATAGGATTTATTGTAGGAGACAATACGGTTCTCCGCTCTGATGATTATGGGGTGACCTGGAATCCTGTAAATACTTATGGATTTTTATTAAACTCTATCAATTTTATCAATGATGATGTGGTGTATATTTCCGGACAGACGCAGACATTAAAATCTTCGGATAAAGGACTTACGTTTCCTGTTAATACAACCATGTATAATATGTCGGCAGCCATTACGGTCTTTACAGATGCTAATACAGCTAACGTTGCGACTTATGATGGAAGGTTACTGAGAACAGTAGATGGAGGAAACAGTTGGGTAACTGTTTATTCTGATTCAAGTTCAAATAATGGGTTTTACTCTGTTGTTTTTCCATCCCAAAATGTAGGATATGCAAACAAAGGCTTTGGAAATATGCTTAAGACTACTGATGGTGGGCAGACCTGGACTACTTTAAGCGAGAGTATCTATTATAGAGAAGCATACGGGATGCAGTTTTTTGATGAAAACAATGGGTTTACAGTAGGAGATGGCGGTGCCATCTATAAAACAACAAATGGAGGTACTTCATGGCAATGGATTAGTTCGTCTCCAACATTTGTCTATGGTGATGATTATGATTTAAACGGACTGTATTTTTTTGATACTCAAAATGCTATTTGTGTTGGAAATAACGGTAGAATCATAAAAACCCAAAATGGAGGCACAACCTGGTCCAATTATTCACCCACTTACGATATTATTAATGAACTACATTTTACAGATGCTAATAATGCGTATATGAAAACAGATAGGGGAGGTTTTTTCAAAACATCAAATGCCGGAGACTCCTGGGAGAAAGTCCAATATCCTCCTCACCAGTCTTATAGTCATAAATTTTCTTTCCTGAATGAAAATGTAGGATACTCAATTGGAGCCAACCAGGGAGTTGTATACAAAACAACAAATGGAGCTCAAAGCTGGGTAGCAAGCCCGGTTATTCAATATGAGCCATTGTATGCTGTAAGCTTCCTGAATGAAAATGTAGGCTATGTAAGTGGTGGATATGATACATCAAATAAAGGAATATATAAAACAGTAGATGGAGCATCTACATGGCAGAAAATCTCAAATATGAGATTTTCCAGTTTTAAATTTTTCAATAATAATGTAGGTTTCGGAGTTGTATCAGGATCTTTGGGAAAGCTATATAAAACTTTGGATGGAGGAATTACCTGGAATATATGCCTTAATGAAGGTACTTCGAGCATATATTATGATATTCTGAATGAAAACCAGATCTTTCTGCAAGGGGATAATGGTAATTTCTTTAAATCAAATGACGGAGGAAATACATGGATGAAGCTTCAAACACCTTCTTATGGTTTTGATAAAATTAAATTTGTAAATCAGAATACAGGGTATGTTGCAAATAAAGAAATGGTATATAAAACGGAAGACGGTGGAACTACCTGGAATATGATTTTAAATAATAACTACGATTTTGATATAATAACATTGGAAGTTGGTGGTGATTATTTATATTTGTCTGGTAATGGAGGTAGAGTTTATAAATATTCGTTAGGCTTCTTATCTGCGAGTGAGGTTGGGGTAAATAGTAACAACATTAAAATCTATCCTAATCCTGCAACAGATTATGTTACAGTAAGCTCTAAGAAGAAAATAAAAGAGATCAAATTGATTGATATTTCAGGGAAAACGCTAAAAACCGTTATAAATACACCCCAAATCAATGTATCTGAGTATCATCCGGGAATGTACTTTATGGAGATAATTTTTGGTGACAACACCAAGCAAGTAACCAAAATTATCAAAAAATAG
- a CDS encoding helix-turn-helix domain-containing protein yields MEIQKPYLDSELNLIKLAEIVSVSTHHLSYVINTGFQKNFFQYVNEYRVEYAQTLLKDSNSKLSILGIAYESGFNSKTSFNTTFKKLTGQTPSEFKNRF; encoded by the coding sequence ATGGAAATCCAGAAACCTTACCTGGATAGTGAGTTGAATCTTATCAAGCTGGCAGAAATAGTATCCGTTTCTACCCATCATTTGTCTTATGTGATTAACACCGGTTTCCAAAAGAACTTTTTCCAGTATGTAAACGAGTACAGAGTGGAGTATGCTCAAACACTTCTGAAGGATTCCAACAGCAAACTATCCATTCTTGGAATTGCTTACGAATCAGGGTTTAATTCCAAGACATCTTTTAATACAACCTTTAAAAAATTGACCGGACAAACTCCGTCTGAGTTTAAAAATAGGTTCTGA
- a CDS encoding SDR family NAD(P)-dependent oxidoreductase, translating to MDTKESYAVVTGASQGLGKAFAENLARKNINVILVSLPNQNLKELTHRLEEIYRIKAHYYEVDLSVNENVMKLTEWLNSSFHIHILINNAGLGGTRKFTEATSDYINTILQVNVTATSLITHQLLPNLLKQPKAYILNVSSMAAFSPIGFKTVYPASKSFIHSFSRGLHEELKGTSVFVSVVNPGAMKTNADVCKRIEKQGLFGRLTLLNPDKVAARCIQRLFKKDSVIMVNPISWLMMKILPIWIKLPLMTQAIKREIEA from the coding sequence ATGGATACTAAAGAATCATACGCTGTGGTAACAGGAGCAAGCCAAGGACTGGGCAAAGCCTTTGCTGAAAATCTGGCCCGGAAAAATATCAATGTCATTTTGGTAAGTCTTCCCAACCAGAACTTAAAAGAACTTACTCATAGACTTGAGGAGATATACCGTATAAAAGCTCATTATTATGAAGTGGATCTTTCGGTTAATGAAAATGTGATGAAGCTTACAGAATGGCTTAATTCGTCTTTTCATATTCATATTCTGATCAATAATGCAGGACTTGGAGGTACCAGAAAGTTCACCGAAGCAACTTCAGATTATATCAATACCATTCTGCAGGTCAATGTAACCGCTACATCATTGATTACCCATCAGCTGCTACCCAATCTTTTAAAACAACCCAAAGCTTATATTTTAAATGTTTCCAGCATGGCCGCATTTTCTCCGATAGGGTTTAAAACCGTATATCCTGCTTCTAAAAGCTTTATCCATTCTTTTTCCAGAGGTTTGCATGAAGAATTGAAAGGCACTAGTGTTTTTGTAAGCGTGGTGAATCCGGGTGCCATGAAAACTAACGCAGATGTCTGCAAGAGAATTGAAAAACAGGGCTTATTTGGAAGATTGACGCTTTTAAATCCTGATAAAGTGGCAGCAAGATGTATTCAACGGTTATTTAAAAAAGATTCCGTAATTATGGTCAACCCAATAAGCTGGCTGATGATGAAGATTCTTCCGATATGGATAAAACTTCCTCTCATGACCCAAGCCATTAAAAGAGAGATCGAAGCATGA